The Neobacillus sp. PS3-34 genome has a window encoding:
- a CDS encoding D-alanyl-D-alanine carboxypeptidase family protein translates to MPKFIAIIIVVILFCSSGLFTYAQKRTELPIKSEAAVMLDADTGAVLYAKNPDERLYPASLTKIATAIYAIEKGDLNDIVTVSRNAAWTEGASVHLNEGERVPMKTLIQGMIINSGNDAAVAIAEHLDGSVDLFSKNLNEYLIKNIGVTETHFVNPNGLFDPNHYTTAWDLAKITNYAQKNPVFAEIFGMKEMKWTGQTWNATLVSHHLMLNGEILYSGITGGKTGYLDESRHTLATSANNGKMRLIVIEMMADRKKDGYKDTARLLDYGFSHFKHEELKEGESFKKGKKEFSTSAHTMITLPLNGKSKEVSNKGLLSVKDENGNTLQSIQLNPVKAHIKKEAAKPGLKFYKNMHLNAFYGVFGLLIAGAFIGKRRTKND, encoded by the coding sequence TTGCCGAAATTTATTGCCATCATCATTGTTGTTATCCTATTCTGCTCATCCGGACTATTCACCTATGCCCAAAAGAGAACAGAATTGCCTATAAAAAGTGAAGCAGCAGTGATGCTCGATGCCGATACCGGAGCTGTATTATATGCCAAAAATCCAGATGAAAGGCTCTATCCTGCAAGCCTTACGAAAATTGCCACAGCTATTTATGCAATAGAAAAGGGAGACCTGAATGACATTGTTACGGTAAGCAGGAATGCAGCCTGGACTGAGGGGGCAAGCGTCCACTTAAATGAGGGCGAAAGAGTGCCAATGAAAACATTGATTCAGGGAATGATAATCAATTCAGGAAATGATGCAGCGGTTGCAATTGCTGAACACCTTGACGGCAGTGTCGATCTTTTCTCAAAGAATTTAAATGAATATCTAATAAAAAACATTGGTGTGACAGAAACACACTTTGTCAATCCAAATGGTCTCTTCGATCCCAATCATTATACAACGGCATGGGATTTAGCCAAAATAACAAATTATGCACAAAAGAATCCAGTATTTGCTGAGATTTTTGGGATGAAAGAGATGAAATGGACTGGGCAAACCTGGAATGCTACATTGGTATCACATCATCTGATGCTTAACGGAGAAATTTTATATTCTGGTATAACCGGAGGTAAAACAGGTTATCTTGATGAGTCCAGACACACGTTAGCGACATCGGCCAATAACGGTAAAATGAGGCTGATTGTAATTGAAATGATGGCTGATAGAAAAAAGGACGGTTATAAAGATACTGCTCGGCTCCTTGATTATGGCTTCTCTCATTTTAAGCATGAGGAGTTAAAAGAGGGTGAGTCATTCAAAAAAGGCAAAAAAGAGTTTTCTACTTCTGCACACACTATGATAACTCTGCCTCTAAATGGCAAGTCCAAGGAAGTAAGTAATAAAGGCCTATTATCAGTAAAGGATGAAAATGGAAATACACTTCAATCTATCCAGCTAAATCCTGTAAAGGCTCATATAAAAAAAGAAGCTGCTAAACCTGGGCTTAAATTTTATAAAAATATGCACTTGAATGCCTTTTATGGTGTTTTCGGACTGCTTATTGCAGGGGCATTTATTGGGAAAAGAAGAACGAAAAATGATTAA
- the modB gene encoding molybdate ABC transporter permease subunit, whose protein sequence is MLHNEIWFPIKLSIEVATISIVFVLFSGIIIAKFMTKVQFKGKNLLETALLLPLVLPPTVIGFLLIIFLGPRSTIGSFIEKLFHQSIMFTSWAAILASAVVSFPLMYQTVKNGFQSVDMDIEDAARVDGANEKKVFLYVTLPLSARAVLTGLILSFARALGEFGATLMFAGNIPEKTQTVPTAIYIAMDSGNMETAWILVISMIVMSSLMLLVANFIKD, encoded by the coding sequence TTGTTACATAATGAAATTTGGTTCCCAATAAAACTTTCAATTGAAGTAGCAACAATTTCAATAGTTTTCGTTTTGTTCTCTGGGATCATAATCGCAAAATTTATGACGAAGGTACAATTTAAAGGAAAAAACTTGCTTGAAACTGCTCTATTGCTTCCACTTGTATTGCCACCCACAGTAATTGGATTTTTATTGATCATTTTTCTGGGTCCGCGCAGCACAATTGGTTCCTTTATTGAGAAATTATTTCATCAATCGATCATGTTTACTTCTTGGGCTGCCATATTGGCATCCGCAGTTGTTTCGTTCCCGCTTATGTATCAAACAGTAAAAAATGGATTTCAATCTGTTGACATGGATATCGAGGATGCAGCGAGGGTTGATGGAGCAAATGAAAAAAAGGTATTTTTATACGTTACACTGCCATTATCTGCGAGAGCTGTCCTAACCGGTTTAATTTTAAGCTTTGCAAGGGCATTAGGAGAATTTGGTGCTACCCTTATGTTTGCGGGAAACATTCCGGAAAAAACACAAACTGTTCCAACAGCAATTTATATTGCCATGGATTCTGGCAATATGGAAACGGCCTGGATATTAGTGATTTCAATGATTGTTATGTCTTCATTAATGCTCTTAGTGGCTAATTTCATCAAAGATTAA
- the modA gene encoding molybdate ABC transporter substrate-binding protein yields MNKYIKILIAMLFMFYLTACSQQDSSEGQKKNTGVDITVSAAASLNNALKEIKTEFEKNNKNIHISTNLGGTGALQQQIIQGAPVDIFISAAKDKFVTLINKGLISKDKSKDLLGNELVLITNKQNPAPIHSLEDLADSRVKKIAIGIPESVPAGQYAMQTLRKIRISEKIQPKIVQTKDVRQVLTYVETGSVDAGLVYTTDAKISTKVKTVAVAPSGSHDPIIYPAGIINESKHKKEAAIFFEFLQSKTAKKIFEKYGFNVLE; encoded by the coding sequence TTGAATAAATACATCAAAATACTAATAGCAATGCTGTTTATGTTTTATTTAACCGCCTGTTCTCAGCAGGATAGTTCTGAAGGCCAGAAAAAAAACACTGGGGTTGATATTACTGTATCGGCTGCAGCAAGTCTCAACAACGCATTAAAAGAAATAAAAACGGAGTTTGAAAAGAACAATAAAAACATCCATATCTCCACAAATTTAGGAGGAACTGGTGCACTTCAGCAGCAAATTATTCAGGGTGCTCCGGTTGACATCTTCATTTCCGCAGCAAAAGATAAATTCGTCACATTGATAAATAAAGGCCTGATTTCAAAGGATAAAAGTAAGGATTTATTGGGGAATGAACTTGTTCTGATAACAAATAAACAAAATCCTGCTCCTATACATTCCTTAGAGGATTTAGCTGATAGCCGTGTTAAAAAAATTGCAATTGGCATTCCAGAGTCAGTTCCCGCCGGGCAGTATGCCATGCAAACGTTAAGAAAAATCAGGATTTCAGAAAAAATTCAGCCTAAAATAGTCCAGACAAAGGACGTAAGACAGGTATTAACTTATGTTGAAACGGGTAGTGTTGATGCTGGACTTGTGTATACAACTGATGCAAAAATATCCACAAAAGTAAAAACGGTTGCCGTTGCACCAAGTGGTTCGCATGACCCCATCATTTATCCGGCAGGAATTATAAATGAATCTAAACATAAAAAAGAAGCTGCCATTTTCTTCGAATTCCTTCAAAGTAAAACGGCGAAGAAGATCTTCGAAAAATATGGTTTCAATGTATTGGAATGA
- a CDS encoding YkuS family protein: MAKIGVEQSLTNIQQALREKGHDVVELKQESDAQDCAFCVITGIDSNVMGMQDTTTQATVIEANGLSADEVCQQVESKLQ; this comes from the coding sequence ATGGCGAAAATAGGAGTGGAACAATCACTAACCAATATTCAACAGGCTCTAAGGGAAAAAGGGCATGATGTTGTCGAATTAAAGCAGGAGTCGGATGCACAGGATTGTGCATTCTGTGTAATTACCGGCATTGATTCAAACGTAATGGGTATGCAGGATACGACTACCCAAGCTACTGTAATAGAAGCAAATGGCCTCTCAGCAGACGAAGTATGTCAGCAGGTCGAAAGCAAGCTCCAATAA
- a CDS encoding YuzL family protein, whose product MGKIKRDPSTIGLDSAQVEGQGTTQTETGNKTVSSSRKSKKRG is encoded by the coding sequence ATGGGAAAAATAAAGAGGGATCCATCGACAATTGGACTTGATTCCGCACAGGTTGAAGGCCAGGGAACTACACAGACAGAAACAGGTAATAAAACAGTTTCTTCTTCAAGAAAAAGCAAAAAAAGAGGTTAA
- a CDS encoding ATP-binding cassette domain-containing protein, whose amino-acid sequence MITVSNVGLRYGERKLFEDVNIKFTPGNCYGLIGANGAGKSTFLKILSGEIEAQSGSVHLGPNERMAVLKQNHFEYEEVEVLKVVIMGHTRLYEVMQEKDAIYMKENFTDEDGMKAAELEGEFADLNGWEAESEAAILLKGLGVEEELHGKKMNELTGSEKVKVLLAQALFGKPDVLLLDEPTNHLDIKAIQWLEEFLINFENTVIVVSHDRHFLNKVCTHIADLDFGKIQIYVGNYDFWYESSQLASRMSQDANKKKEEKIKELQAFIARFSANASKSKQATSRKKLLDKISLDDIKPSSRRYPYVGFTPDREIGNDLLRVEGLTKEIDGVKVLDNVSFVMNKDDKIALVGTNELAKTTLFKILMGELEADSGTFKWGVTTSQSYFPNDNSRYFENSELNLVDWLRQFSPKDDSESFLRGFLGRMLFSGEEVLKKSSVLSGGEKVRCMLSKMMLSGSNVLLLDEPTNHLDLESITALNNGLINFKGSLLFATHDHQFIQTIANRIFEFTPQGLVDKQMTYDEYLENSDLQKQIASMYE is encoded by the coding sequence ATGATTACCGTTAGTAACGTAGGTTTAAGATATGGTGAACGAAAATTATTTGAAGATGTGAATATAAAATTTACTCCGGGCAATTGTTATGGTCTTATTGGTGCCAATGGTGCCGGTAAATCTACTTTTCTAAAGATCTTATCAGGTGAAATCGAAGCACAAAGCGGCAGCGTTCATCTTGGTCCAAATGAAAGAATGGCTGTCTTGAAACAAAATCACTTCGAGTACGAAGAGGTGGAAGTTTTAAAGGTAGTTATTATGGGACACACAAGGCTTTATGAGGTTATGCAGGAAAAAGACGCTATTTATATGAAGGAAAACTTCACAGATGAAGATGGAATGAAGGCAGCCGAGCTTGAAGGTGAATTCGCTGACTTAAATGGCTGGGAAGCTGAATCTGAAGCTGCAATTCTTTTGAAGGGTCTTGGTGTCGAAGAGGAACTTCATGGTAAAAAAATGAATGAACTAACTGGTTCCGAAAAGGTTAAGGTACTTCTTGCCCAAGCACTTTTTGGCAAGCCTGATGTACTTTTATTGGATGAGCCTACCAACCATCTTGATATTAAAGCGATTCAATGGCTTGAAGAATTCTTAATCAATTTCGAGAATACTGTCATCGTAGTTTCCCATGACAGGCACTTCCTAAATAAAGTTTGTACCCATATTGCTGATTTGGACTTTGGAAAAATCCAGATTTATGTTGGAAACTATGATTTCTGGTATGAATCCAGCCAGCTGGCGTCGAGAATGTCACAGGATGCCAATAAGAAGAAGGAAGAAAAAATCAAGGAACTCCAAGCCTTTATTGCCAGGTTCAGTGCCAATGCTTCTAAATCCAAACAAGCTACCTCTCGTAAAAAGCTTTTGGATAAAATTTCATTGGACGATATAAAGCCTTCTTCCCGACGTTATCCTTATGTAGGATTTACACCTGATCGTGAAATCGGGAACGATTTATTAAGAGTCGAGGGCTTGACCAAGGAAATTGATGGTGTAAAAGTTCTTGATAATGTCAGCTTTGTCATGAACAAGGATGATAAAATTGCACTTGTAGGAACTAACGAGCTCGCAAAAACAACCCTATTTAAAATTTTGATGGGAGAGCTTGAAGCTGACAGCGGTACGTTTAAATGGGGCGTTACCACATCACAGTCCTATTTTCCAAACGACAATTCCAGGTACTTTGAAAACAGTGAATTGAATTTGGTGGACTGGCTGCGCCAGTTTTCTCCAAAGGATGACAGTGAAAGCTTCCTAAGAGGGTTCTTGGGACGCATGCTCTTCTCTGGTGAAGAAGTATTGAAGAAATCAAGTGTACTCTCTGGAGGAGAAAAGGTTCGCTGCATGCTTTCAAAAATGATGTTAAGCGGCTCCAACGTTCTGCTTCTTGATGAACCTACTAACCATCTTGATTTGGAATCAATCACTGCCTTGAATAATGGTTTAATTAACTTTAAGGGATCACTATTATTTGCTACCCATGACCATCAGTTTATTCAAACAATAGCCAACCGAATTTTTGAATTTACACCACAGGGATTAGTAGACAAGCAAATGACATATGATGAATACCTGGAAAACTCTGATCTGCAAAAGCAAATTGCTTCAATGTATGAGTAA
- a CDS encoding SCO family protein — protein MKKIYLISSSLIIIGIMAGISFFLIRDANAKIPDNITLTTQNNELYRFGNDHKELKLVEFIYTHCPDICPTTTQKMNKLKEELEKNKLYGKKIEFITITIDPYRDTPETLKKYMDSFEIPNDGNWIFLTGNKDRIIKDQKSIGKVASSLQFQYKDPGNGFFVHSTFTYLVDENNTFIKKFPMGEEFNEKEVFNFINSELEK, from the coding sequence ATGAAAAAAATTTACTTGATAAGCAGCAGTTTGATAATTATAGGTATAATGGCAGGAATATCCTTTTTCCTTATCCGAGATGCTAATGCTAAGATTCCAGATAATATTACATTAACCACTCAAAACAATGAATTATATCGTTTCGGTAATGACCATAAAGAACTAAAATTAGTTGAGTTTATTTATACTCATTGCCCTGATATTTGTCCAACAACCACCCAAAAGATGAATAAGCTAAAAGAGGAATTAGAAAAAAACAAACTCTACGGAAAGAAAATTGAGTTTATTACCATTACTATTGATCCGTACAGAGACACTCCTGAAACATTAAAAAAATATATGGATTCATTCGAAATACCAAATGACGGAAATTGGATTTTCCTAACAGGGAATAAGGATCGTATAATAAAGGACCAAAAAAGTATCGGAAAAGTAGCAAGCTCCCTCCAATTTCAATATAAAGACCCTGGTAATGGTTTCTTTGTCCACAGCACATTTACTTATCTGGTTGATGAAAATAATACATTCATTAAAAAATTTCCCATGGGAGAAGAATTTAATGAAAAGGAAGTATTCAATTTTATAAACAGCGAACTTGAAAAATGA
- a CDS encoding CidA/LrgA family protein, translated as MKRAFAICLQLGILYAVYESGNILVHFLHLIIPGNVAGMMILFLLLSFKIIKIKWIEAVSSWLLKHLAFFFVPIAAGLMNMAGLFVHKGLPILLILSVSAFAGIITAGKTAQVFITKKEEDTAN; from the coding sequence TTGAAAAGAGCATTTGCCATTTGTTTGCAGTTAGGAATATTGTATGCTGTTTATGAATCAGGAAATATTCTGGTTCACTTTCTTCATTTAATCATTCCTGGAAATGTAGCAGGGATGATGATCCTTTTTTTGCTATTATCGTTTAAAATTATCAAAATAAAATGGATTGAAGCTGTGTCATCCTGGCTTCTAAAACATCTAGCTTTCTTTTTTGTTCCAATTGCAGCAGGCTTAATGAACATGGCGGGCTTATTTGTACATAAAGGCCTTCCTATTTTATTAATATTGTCTGTTAGTGCTTTTGCTGGAATAATTACGGCAGGGAAGACTGCGCAAGTTTTTATAACAAAAAAAGAAGAGGATACGGCAAATTAA
- a CDS encoding LrgB family protein, protein MITIFNIALTIGVYNLSRVISKRFSSPITTPVFLSTVLVITILLLLNITYTDYKPALQIMTLLLGRYCSFSCAII, encoded by the coding sequence ATGATTACAATATTTAATATTGCATTAACTATAGGAGTTTACAATCTATCGAGGGTGATAAGTAAGCGCTTTTCATCACCGATTACGACTCCAGTTTTTTTAAGCACAGTCCTTGTGATTACAATCCTGCTTTTATTGAACATCACTTATACGGATTATAAGCCCGCATTGCAAATAATGACGCTATTGCTAGGGCGCTACTGTAGCTTTAGCTGTGCCATTATATAA
- a CDS encoding LrgB family protein, whose amino-acid sequence MPLYKNRNLFSLYFTPAFWGLITGTFATVFSAVLMAKLLHLGRVVMVSLSIKSITVPVAIEVAKTISGSIPMSAAFVIITGMFGAMFGPFILTIMKVDHPFARGLSIGTISHGIGTAAAFKEGEMQGAVAGAAMCLSAVLTSCTIPYILPFFI is encoded by the coding sequence GTGCCATTATATAAAAATAGAAATCTTTTCTCCCTTTACTTTACTCCAGCTTTCTGGGGATTGATTACAGGAACCTTTGCGACTGTATTTTCAGCGGTCCTTATGGCTAAATTGCTGCATTTGGGCAGAGTAGTAATGGTCTCTTTAAGTATAAAATCGATTACTGTTCCAGTAGCAATTGAAGTGGCAAAAACGATTTCTGGGAGCATTCCGATGTCCGCTGCATTTGTCATAATTACCGGAATGTTTGGGGCAATGTTTGGCCCATTTATTCTAACTATAATGAAAGTCGACCATCCCTTTGCACGTGGGTTATCCATTGGGACCATTTCTCATGGAATTGGCACTGCTGCTGCTTTTAAAGAAGGAGAAATGCAGGGTGCAGTTGCAGGGGCGGCAATGTGCCTTTCAGCAGTGCTGACATCCTGCACTATTCCCTATATTTTACCTTTTTTTATTTGA
- a CDS encoding endonuclease MutS2 has translation MNQHTFQVLDYHKVKEEAAQFALTAEGKEKIIHLVPSTNLKQIEAWLGEVSEAVEIIKKSSSVPVHGLEGMEQLLGGLNKGTALRPDQLSKLLEFLDCCGKMRRFMKDKEYIAPRVSSYVEAIEELPELAAEIIRCIRNGRVDDYASKDLLRIRKQIEIQNDRLKEKVQQMVRSNKYKMYLQENVVSQRDGRFVIPIKKEYRNKIKGTVLDTSASGSTLFIEPEEISNFQEQLLWLFSDEEAEVQKVLFYLTGLVENKEQQLRLAAETMIHYDFLFAKAKYSRAIDGRAVMINESQYINLKEARHPLLGKQAAPLNLELGQQEHALVITGPNTGGKTVSIKTAGLLTIMAQSGFHLPVGEGSSVSIFQKVLVDIGDGQSIVDNLSTFSSRIINIIDILKETHDQSLVLLDELGSGTDPKEGMALQRQF, from the coding sequence TTGAATCAACATACTTTTCAAGTGTTGGATTATCATAAAGTCAAAGAAGAAGCGGCACAGTTCGCTTTAACGGCTGAAGGTAAAGAAAAGATTATCCATCTAGTCCCTTCAACAAACCTTAAACAAATTGAGGCATGGTTAGGGGAAGTGTCAGAGGCGGTAGAAATAATAAAGAAAAGCTCCAGTGTCCCAGTACATGGGTTAGAGGGGATGGAACAGCTTTTAGGAGGTTTGAATAAGGGGACGGCTCTCCGTCCTGACCAATTATCTAAACTTCTTGAATTTCTTGATTGCTGCGGAAAAATGCGCAGATTTATGAAGGATAAGGAGTATATTGCTCCAAGAGTCTCATCTTACGTAGAAGCAATTGAGGAATTGCCGGAGCTGGCGGCAGAGATCATTCGATGTATTCGTAATGGAAGGGTGGATGATTATGCGAGCAAGGATCTTCTAAGAATCAGAAAACAAATTGAAATACAAAACGATCGATTAAAAGAAAAAGTGCAGCAAATGGTCCGTTCTAATAAATATAAGATGTACTTACAGGAAAACGTGGTAAGCCAGCGCGATGGACGTTTTGTAATCCCGATTAAAAAAGAGTATCGAAATAAAATAAAGGGTACTGTTTTGGATACTTCAGCATCCGGTTCCACCCTTTTTATTGAACCAGAAGAAATTTCGAATTTTCAGGAACAACTGCTGTGGCTATTTTCCGATGAAGAGGCTGAGGTTCAGAAAGTCCTTTTCTACTTAACTGGCCTGGTTGAAAACAAGGAACAACAGCTTCGTTTAGCTGCAGAGACCATGATCCATTATGACTTTTTATTTGCAAAAGCCAAATATAGCAGAGCAATAGATGGAAGGGCTGTTATGATCAATGAATCCCAATATATAAATCTAAAAGAAGCAAGGCATCCTCTGTTAGGGAAACAAGCAGCACCGCTTAATTTAGAATTAGGCCAGCAGGAGCATGCATTGGTTATTACTGGACCAAACACGGGTGGAAAAACGGTTAGCATAAAAACGGCTGGTCTTTTAACAATAATGGCTCAATCCGGGTTTCATCTGCCAGTGGGAGAGGGAAGCTCTGTTAGTATTTTTCAAAAAGTATTGGTGGATATCGGAGATGGGCAAAGCATTGTAGATAATTTAAGTACATTTAGTTCCCGAATTATAAATATTATTGATATTTTAAAGGAGACACATGATCAATCACTTGTCCTTTTGGATGAACTGGGTTCTGGAACAGATCCAAAAGAAGGAATGGCCTTGCAACGGCAATTTTAG
- a CDS encoding cold-inducible protein YdjO-related protein: protein MFYGKKNQEDMIETILESTEIYSCSDDACIGWMRKDFATDDLLCPMCGKETISEMRELPKI from the coding sequence ATTTTTTATGGCAAAAAGAACCAGGAAGATATGATCGAGACCATTTTAGAAAGCACAGAAATCTATTCCTGTTCAGATGATGCATGCATTGGCTGGATGAGAAAGGATTTTGCTACGGATGATTTATTATGTCCGATGTGCGGCAAAGAAACCATAAGTGAAATGCGGGAACTGCCCAAAATATAA
- the yhfH gene encoding protein YhfH: MLKNPVEFFRNLPKKVCAECGQHMHEQAESYLMECDRCLSKREE; this comes from the coding sequence ATGTTGAAAAATCCGGTTGAATTTTTTCGTAATCTGCCTAAAAAGGTGTGCGCCGAATGCGGCCAACATATGCACGAGCAGGCTGAATCTTATTTAATGGAATGCGACCGCTGCCTATCGAAAAGAGAAGAATAA
- a CDS encoding MHYT domain-containing protein — protein MTESFNPLLILLAIGLTIMASYTALDMFTLLNTSDKNKRSLFLGGSLSLGIGIWVMNFMGYLAADINSFSDIRLSLTFLSILIGTSFTGMAFSLSLGKS, from the coding sequence ATGACTGAATCCTTTAACCCTTTATTAATCCTTCTAGCCATCGGATTGACAATAATGGCTTCCTATACAGCATTAGACATGTTTACTCTTTTGAATACCTCCGATAAAAACAAACGTTCATTATTTCTTGGAGGTTCACTTTCATTGGGTATTGGAATATGGGTAATGAATTTTATGGGTTACTTAGCAGCCGATATTAACAGTTTTTCGGATATTCGATTGTCATTAACTTTCCTCTCAATATTAATTGGGACTTCTTTTACAGGGATGGCCTTTTCACTCTCTTTAGGAAAGTCTTAA